From the genome of Globicephala melas chromosome 11, mGloMel1.2, whole genome shotgun sequence, one region includes:
- the PDE12 gene encoding 2',5'-phosphodiesterase 12: MWRLPGARSALRGVRTAVERHSRAEAATETVAGAMERAVVRCVPSEPKLSLSFALADGSHKNMQRDQSEPLGRALSRIATNALKGHAKAAAAKKSRKNRPNASGGVSCAGPGPEPAAACEPVVKLYYREEAVAEDVLNVDAWQDGAVLQIGDVKYKVERNPPAFTELQLPRYIMAGFPVCPKLGVEFGDPAGSLFRWYKETKPGATEPEGGGPSSLSPSSPSPGWSETGVDERVYTPSNADIGLRLKLHCTPGNGQRFGPSRELESVCPVEAGPGTCTFDHRHLYTKKVTDDALIRTVSYNILADTYAQTEFSRTVLYPYCAPYALEIDYRQNLIQKELTGYNADLICLQEVDRNVFTDSLVPALEAFGLEGVFRIKQHEGLATFYRKSKFSLLSQHDIVFHEALQSDPLHKELLEKLALYPSAQERVLQRSSVLQVSVLQSTKDSSQKICVANTHLYWHPKGGYIRLIQMAVALAHIRHVSCDLYPSIPVIFCGDFNSTPSTGMYHFVISGNIPEDHEDWTSNGEEERCNMSLTHFFKLKSACGEPAYTNYVGGFHGCLDYIFIDLNALEVEQVIPLPTHEEVTTHQALPSVSHPSDHLALVCDLKWK; encoded by the exons ATGTGGAGGCTCCCAGGCGCCCGCTCCGCGCTTCGTGGGGTCCGTACGGCAGTGGAGCGGCACAGTCGGGCCGAGGCGGCGACTGAGACCGTGGCAGGCGCGATGGAGCGCGCTGTGGTGCGCTGTGTGCCCTCGGAGCCTAAGCTAAGTCTGTCGTTCGCGCTGGCCGACGGCAGCCACAAGAACATGCAGCGCGACCAGAGCGAGCCGCTGGGTCGGGCCCTCAGCCGGATCGCTACCAATGCCCTCAAAGGCCACGCGAAGGCGGCCGCCGCCAAGAAGAGCAGGAAGAACCGGCCAAACGCAAGCGGCGGCGTGTCCTGTGCGGGCCCTGGGCCCGAGCCGGCTGCAGCCTGCGAACCCGTGGTGAAGCTGTACTACCGGGAGGAGGCAGTGGCTGAAGACGTGCTCAATGTGGACGCCTGGCAGGACGGTGCGGTGCTGCAGATCGGCGATGTCAAGTACAAGGTGGAGCGCAATCCTCCCGCCTTCACCGAGCTGCAGTTGCCGCGCTACATCATGGCCGGCTTCCCGGTGTGCCCCAAGCTCGGCGTCGAATTTGGGGATCCCGCCGGCTCCCTCTTCCGCTGGTACAAGGAAACCAAACCCGGCGCGACAGAACCTGAGGGCGGAGGCCCCTCATCGTTGTCTCCCTCTTCGCCCTCTCCTGGTTGGAGTGAGACGGGTGTGGACGAGCGCGTCTACACCCCGTCCAATGCCGACATCGGGCTACGGCTCAAACTTCATTGCACCCCAGGCAATGGGCAGCGCTTCGGGCCAAGCCGGGAGTTGGAAAGTGTGTGTCCAGTGGAGGCCGGGCCCGGCACCTGCACCTTTGACCACCGGCATCTGTACACCAAGAAGGTGACGGACGACGCTCTCATCCGCACTGTCTCCTACAACATCCTGGCCGACACATACGCCCAGACTGAGTTTTCGCGGACGGTCCTGTACCCGTACTGTGCCCCTTACGCCCTGGAAATCGACTACCGCCAGAACCTTATCCAAAAAGAACTCACGGGCTACAACGCCGACCTCATCTGTTTGCAGGAGGTTGACCGCAACGTGTTTACAGACAGCTTGGTGCCGGCCCTGGAGGCCTTTGGGCTGGAGGGCGTGTTTCGAATCAAGCAGCACGAAGGCCTGGCCACTTTCTACCGGAAGTCCAAGTTCAGCCTCCTTAGCCAGCATGACATTGTTTTCCATGAAGCCCTGCAGTCTGACCCACTTCACAAAGAACTGTTGGAGAAACTGGCCTTGTACCCATCAGCGCAGGAGAGGGTGCTCCAGAGATCTTCTGTACTTCAG gtTTCTGTTCTTCAGTCTACAAAGGACTCTTCTCAAAAGATATGTGTTGCTAATACCCATCTCTACTGGCACCCCAAAG GTGGGTACATTCGTCTCATTCAAATGGCAGTAGCCTTGGCTCACATTAGACACGTCTCTTGTGATCTGTATCCCAGCATACCAGTTATATTTTGTGGGGACTTTAATAGTACCCCATCAACAGGAATGTATCACTTTGTCATCAGTGGTAATATTCCAGAGGATCATGAAGACTGGACTTCCAATGGGGAAGAGGAACGATGCAACATGTCTCTTACCCATTTCTTCAAACTGAAAAGTGCTTGTGGTGAACCTGCTTACACAAATTACGTTGGTGGCTTTCATGGATGTCTGGATTACATTTTCATTGACTTAAATGCTTTAGAGGTTGAACAGGTGATTCCATTACCTACTCATGAAGAAGTTACCACCCACCAGGCCTTACCTAGTGTTTCCCATCCCTCTGATCACTTAGCACTTGTATgtgatttaaaatggaaatag